Proteins co-encoded in one Pseudomonas beijingensis genomic window:
- a CDS encoding NAD(P)-dependent oxidoreductase, giving the protein MIQPLNHLPHSQEDPATLAARFSDLAPPLNARQAHLEASRCLYCYDAPCVNACPSEIDIPSFIRNIHQDNVQGAAQKILSANILGGSCARVCPTEVLCQQACVRNNAHECAPVLIGSLQRYAVDNAHFSEHPFQRAAATGKRIAVVGAGPAGLSCAHRSAMHGHDVVIFEARDKAGGLNEYGIAKYKLVDDYAQRELDFLLGIGGIEIRHGQKLGENLSLSDLHQQFDAVFLGLGLAASKQLGLSDEQAPGLLAATEYIRELRQADDLSQLPLADRCIVLGAGNTAIDMAVQMARLGARDVNLVYRRGLEDMGATLHEQDIAKANQVRLLTWAQPQQVLLDDAGHVRGMRFSRTHLENGRLVISAETFDLPADAIFKAIGQAFDDNALVDPLARELKRQDGRILVDEHLRTSVPGVYAGGDCTSLDQDLTVQAVQHGKLAAEAINAQLMLNVEAA; this is encoded by the coding sequence ATGATCCAGCCCTTGAATCACCTCCCCCATTCCCAGGAAGACCCGGCCACCCTCGCCGCCCGCTTCAGTGACCTGGCGCCGCCGCTCAATGCGCGCCAGGCCCACCTGGAAGCTTCCCGGTGCCTGTATTGCTACGACGCGCCCTGCGTGAACGCCTGCCCGAGCGAGATCGACATTCCTTCGTTCATTCGCAACATCCATCAGGACAACGTCCAAGGCGCGGCGCAGAAAATCCTCTCGGCCAATATCCTCGGCGGCAGCTGCGCCCGGGTCTGCCCCACCGAGGTGCTGTGCCAGCAAGCCTGCGTGCGTAACAACGCCCATGAATGCGCGCCAGTGTTGATCGGCTCGCTGCAACGCTACGCGGTGGACAACGCCCACTTCAGCGAACACCCGTTCCAACGGGCTGCCGCCACCGGCAAGCGCATCGCCGTGGTCGGCGCCGGGCCGGCGGGGTTGTCGTGTGCGCACCGCAGCGCGATGCACGGCCATGACGTGGTGATCTTCGAAGCCCGGGACAAGGCCGGAGGCCTCAACGAATACGGGATCGCCAAGTACAAACTGGTGGACGACTATGCCCAACGTGAGCTGGATTTCCTGCTGGGCATCGGCGGCATCGAAATCCGCCATGGTCAGAAACTCGGCGAGAACCTGAGCCTGAGCGACCTGCACCAGCAGTTCGACGCGGTGTTCCTCGGCCTCGGCCTGGCCGCCAGCAAACAACTGGGCCTGAGCGACGAACAAGCACCGGGGCTGCTGGCCGCCACCGAGTACATCCGCGAACTGCGCCAGGCCGACGACCTCAGCCAGTTGCCCTTGGCCGACCGTTGCATCGTGCTCGGTGCCGGCAACACCGCCATCGACATGGCCGTGCAAATGGCCCGCCTCGGCGCCCGGGACGTCAACCTGGTCTACCGTCGCGGCCTTGAGGACATGGGCGCGACTTTGCACGAGCAAGACATCGCCAAGGCCAACCAGGTGCGCCTGCTGACTTGGGCCCAACCACAACAGGTGCTGCTCGATGACGCCGGCCATGTGCGCGGCATGCGCTTTTCCCGTACCCATCTGGAAAACGGTCGACTGGTCATCAGCGCCGAAACCTTCGACTTGCCTGCCGACGCCATCTTCAAAGCCATCGGCCAGGCCTTCGACGACAACGCGCTGGTGGACCCACTGGCCCGGGAACTCAAGCGCCAGGACGGGCGAATTCTGGTGGACGAACACCTGCGCACCAGCGTTCCCGGGGTCTACGCCGGCGGCGATTGCACCAGCCTGGACCAGGACCTCACCGTGCAAGCCGTGCAGCACGGCAAGCTCGCCGCCGAGGCGATCAACGCTCAACTGATGCTCAATGTGGAGGCTGCGTAA
- the preA gene encoding NAD-dependent dihydropyrimidine dehydrogenase subunit PreA, with the protein MADLSIVFAGIKAPNPFWLASAPPTDKAYNVVRAFEAGWGGVVWKTLGEDPAAVNVSSRYSAHYGANREVLGINNIELITDRSLEINLREITQVKKDWPDRALIVSLMVPCVEESWKSILPLVEATGADGIELNFGCPHGMPERGMGAAVGQVPEYVEQVTRWCKTYCSLPVIVKLTPNITDIRVAARAAHRGGADAVSLINTINSITSVDLDRMVALPSVGSQSTHGGYCGSAVKPIALNMVAEIARDPQTQGLPICGIGGIGSWRDAAEFIALGSGAVQVCTAAMLHGFRIVEEMKDGLSRWMDSQGHANLQAFSGRAVGNTTDWKYLDINYQVIAKIDQEACIGCGRCHIACEDTSHQAIASLKQADGTHVYEVIDEECVGCNLCQITCPVQDCIEMVTVDTGKPFLDWNHDPRNPYHVTA; encoded by the coding sequence ATGGCCGATCTGTCGATTGTCTTCGCCGGCATCAAAGCCCCCAACCCGTTCTGGCTGGCCTCCGCGCCGCCCACCGACAAGGCCTACAACGTCGTCCGCGCCTTCGAGGCCGGTTGGGGTGGCGTGGTCTGGAAAACCCTCGGTGAGGACCCTGCAGCCGTGAATGTGTCCTCGCGGTATTCGGCCCATTACGGGGCCAATCGCGAGGTCTTGGGCATCAACAACATCGAGCTGATCACCGACCGTTCCCTGGAGATCAACCTGCGGGAAATCACCCAGGTGAAAAAGGACTGGCCGGACCGGGCGTTGATCGTGTCGCTGATGGTGCCCTGCGTCGAAGAGTCCTGGAAATCTATCCTGCCCCTGGTGGAGGCCACCGGTGCCGACGGCATCGAGCTGAACTTCGGTTGCCCCCACGGCATGCCGGAACGAGGCATGGGCGCGGCGGTCGGCCAGGTGCCGGAGTACGTCGAGCAAGTGACCCGCTGGTGCAAGACCTATTGCTCGCTGCCGGTGATCGTCAAGCTCACACCGAACATCACCGACATCCGCGTCGCCGCCCGGGCGGCCCATCGGGGCGGCGCGGATGCGGTGTCGTTGATCAACACCATCAACTCCATCACCAGCGTCGACCTGGACCGCATGGTCGCCCTGCCCAGCGTCGGCAGCCAGAGCACCCACGGCGGCTACTGCGGCTCGGCGGTCAAACCCATCGCCCTGAACATGGTCGCCGAAATCGCCCGCGACCCGCAGACCCAAGGCTTGCCGATCTGCGGCATCGGCGGCATCGGCAGCTGGCGCGACGCAGCCGAATTCATCGCCCTGGGCAGCGGCGCGGTGCAGGTCTGCACGGCGGCGATGCTGCATGGGTTTCGCATCGTCGAAGAGATGAAGGATGGCCTGTCGCGTTGGATGGACAGTCAGGGCCACGCCAACCTGCAGGCGTTTTCCGGTCGCGCGGTGGGCAACACCACCGACTGGAAGTATCTGGACATCAACTATCAGGTCATCGCCAAGATCGACCAAGAGGCCTGCATCGGTTGCGGTCGCTGCCACATCGCCTGCGAAGACACCTCACACCAGGCCATCGCCAGCCTCAAGCAGGCGGACGGCACCCATGTATATGAGGTGATCGATGAGGAATGCGTGGGCTGCAACCTGTGCCAGATCACCTGCCCGGTGCAGGACTGCATCGAGATGGTGACGGTGGACACTGGCAAGCCGTTTCTGGATTGGAACCATGATCCGCGTAATCCCTATCATGTAACGGCTTGA